The stretch of DNA TCCACTATCCACCTAATACTTTGTAATTGATTGCATTATGGATATAAAATAAACTGTACATCATTGTGCTCTAACATCAGGTCCCTGTTACATCAAGTCCTCTTGTCGCTGGCTTACTAACTCTAAACTACTATGTTTCTTTCCAGGACGCGCTCCCAACATTTCCTGATTCAGAGGCATTTGCATGCATTGAGAGGGAGTTGGGCTTGCCTCTTGAGTCGATCTTCTCATCGATATCGCCTTCACCAATTGCCGCCGCCAGTTTGGGCCAAGTGTACAAAGCCCAGCTGAAGTACTCTGGACAGTTTGTTGCTGTTAAGGTTCAGCGGCCCGGTATTGAAGAGGCTATAGGCCTTGATTTTTATTTACTGAGGGGTCTAGGCTtcctaataaataaatacatcgACTTCGTCACCAGCAATGTCGTTGCTCTAATTGATGAGTTCGCGAGAAGGGTTTACCAGGAGCTTAATTACGTCCAGGTACCTTTccatttttcatttctttttttaacatcaCTCTTGTTATTCTACGTCAAACTTGTTGTTAATCCTGAGTGATTCGCTAGATGGATTTGATTATTAGTTGGTCGTAATTAGAAGTTAGCATCTTATCTATAGAGAAATTTAGAGAGGGAGACTGATGGATGTTAAATATGAAAGACTGAATTAGAGATAATAAGAGAGAAAATCAGTAGAGATAACATTAGATTTAAATCTGTAATTCATATATACGGCACTTCTTTAGCTACTACATGGTAACATGATTTACAACGAACCGACCATGTAGCGAAACATTGAATCACTTATGCGTAGATGTTGTTTTCAGGAAGGCCAGAATGCACGCAGGTTCAAGAAGCTGTATGCAGACAAGCAAGACGTAGTAGTCCCAGATATCTTTTGGGACTACACCAGTGCTAAGGTGCTAACAATGGATTGGGTTGATGGTGTCAAACTGAATCAGCATCAAGCAATTGAGAAGCAAGGGTTGAAGCTGTTGGATTTGGTAAATATTGGAATCCAATGTAGCTTGAGGCAACTTCTAGAGTATGGTTACTTCCATGCAGACCCACACCCTGGTAATCTACTAGCCACCCCTGAggggaagcttgcttttcttgaTTTTGGCATGATGAGCGAGACCCCAGAAGACGCGAGACTTGCTATTATCGGCCACGTGGTTCACATGGTTAATCGTGACTATGAAGCAATGGCTCGCGATTATTATGCCTTGGATTTCTTGGCGCCTGATGTAGATGTTTCTCCGATTGTACCCGCTCTCAAGAACTTTTTCGATGATGCGCTGAGTTCAACCGTAAGCGAGCTGAACTTTAAAACCATAGTCGACGGGTTGGGTGCTGTTCTTTATGAATATCCATTTACTGGTGAGTTATTCTTACGTGTTCACAGTTCTTTCTATAAATCGGTCAGGAACTTATACTGGGATAGAGATCCTCTCTTTATTCTGTCTGTATTTTTCTGTATTGATGGTTTAATATGTTTTATTTGAACACAGTTCCGGCCTACTATGCATTGATATTGAGATCACTCACGGTGCTCGAAGGTCTAGCTCTTTATGCCGATCCCAATTTTAAGGTGCTTGCTGCCTCATATCCGTATTTTGCTAAAAGGCTTCTCACTGATCCAAATCCATATCTCAGAGATGCTCTAGTTGAGTTATTATTCAAAGATGGCAGATTTAGGCAAGTGCTTCCATTGTTTGATGTTGCTCTCTAAGCTGAAAATTGAGGCTTTCTACCTGTTTAAAGTAACTATCTATGGTAAATATCCTTGATTTACAGGTGGAACAGGCTTGAAAATCTTCTTGTTCAAGGACGCAAAGATAGGGACTTTACGACCAAAGAAGCTTTGCAACCTGTTCTCAAGCTACTACTGGGCCCCGGTGGCGAAGAGCTACGAGCACTAGTCGTGAAAGAAGCTATTCGTGTCACCGAAGCTGTGGTATTTGGAGCATTGCTTGATGCATATAGTGCAACTCCTGCCTTTTTGAAGCCCTTAATTTCAAATGGCAGCGACGCTGGGCCATTTAAATTGCGTGATGGTGAGCAAGAACAAATGCTTGCGCTTCGTGATCAAGTTTTCAGAATATGGGGTCTCTTGAGAGCTTCGGATAGTTTCGATCCAAGCCTTCTACAACCAATTTTACAGGTATGAACTTcattttttatgttcttttggGTTGGCAATACTGAGCAGCTGTGGTCGGCAGGGAATCAAGTCTTTTTATTCTCCTTGTTGCTTTTGGCCGCACCATTCTCACCAACAAACATGCTATGGAACAGGTTCTTCAAGAACCCGAGGCCCGCAGCTTAGGCGAGCGTGTTGCCGGAGGGATTACTCAACGCTTAGCGGCTCGTTTGCTGCAGCAAGTTCTCAAGTCCCCAGCCCCGCCTCAATAAGATAAGCTGTAATTCCAAGTTATTGTTATCATTATACGTGTAAATTAACACAATTTTTTCCAAAGAGGAAAATATGATTTTATCATTCATTCATTTCCTTGTGCAAGAAATAACTGGCTTTACGGAGATTGTCTTGAATTTTCAAGAGTTAACTCGCTAATGCAGTAGTtcaataaattcaaattgagtTTGAACTTCAATAGGTATCCAGTATTGGCTTTTTCTGGCCAAGTTAGTAGCCCGATTTATGTAAGCACTTCTTTCAAAACTTAAATCGAAGTGGATTTGCCATTTTGGAGCTGTAACAGAAAATGAATTTGTCCTCGGAACGGGCAACTGTTCATGCTGCAGTGGTGTTTGTCTTCTACATTTTTATGTTGTAAAAAATCTGATTCTCTTGTATTGAACTCTAGATTGTTGGGCTAGCCCAGGATTTCAACCGGCCCGGCCTACCCAAGAAAGATCTTGTAAATCTCAGGTTGCCCGACCCGACAACGGCCGAGCTGGGCAAATGCAAGCCACTTAAGGGGGTGCTATTGGGCGGATCGAGTCCAATGCCCCTTTCAGTTGTCGAATCGGGTTCCGATCTAAGAACCCTATTCTTAATCCCTTGGTCCGATTGAGTCGTGTACGATTTCAATTTGGGTTATCATTCAAGAGATTTTGCAGCCCAAAAAACTGTGGACTCTTGTATATGAATTTCATTACCATGAGAAGGTGAGGGGTTTAGTGCTTTAGGTTGTATTGAACTCTAGATTCAATTCTGAATCTTTAATACAAGGTTTTAAGTATCTGTCGGTACGGATCATATTCACCGTGTCAACAAGATACTGGCACGATACAGACTCtatgccgatggcacaactcaaaactttttattctttaaattagtaagtaattttcttaataaagttcaaaagatgtgataaaaaaatataataaataattagaatattttgttgctaaagaaaataaatattttatactattatgtgtcggtacACAAAATGTTTTTTGACCGACACGCAGAGACACAACTCGACACacactgtgccgtaccgtgccggcaaatTTTTAGTATGATCCTGGGTCACGACACTTAAGTTTCATTTTTCGTTGTGGTAAACAAGAATATGGGATGTGGAGATAAGCATTAGGAACCCCAATATCTTTCTTCGGAGCAGTTTCTTTTCCCATCCCCTGGCCCCACTGCACTACGCTTCCCGTTCTTTGGAAGAATCAATCGACTTCTCGCTCATGCTGGAGGGAGCATCCCACTTAGTGATCAGTCCTTTAGTGCACACAAATTGTGATTATAAAAGATTTAAGATTGAATCTACAACCTTAACATCTCTAGTAAAAATCACCACACTATTGTGGGATCTTACTGAATGTTGTGTTCATGAATTTTACTAGGAAATTCACGACCCTCGCCACATCATCATATGCTACACTTCGTgaccacaatttttttttttaaaaaaaaaaaaatttttccctTCTAGCACGGTTACGAGCCAGAACGAGGCGGTCCCCACGCACCACATGGGAGGATCGGGCTCATAGAGGGCTCAAAAAGGTTGGTGAGGTGAGGTGGAGTCGCACACATGCGCTTGTCCCTAAAGCACTTGCCGTCTCTCCCTAGCCTCTCCTAAGAAAGCGACCCCTCCTAACACCAATTTGGCTCGGTTTGGGTCCGCAAAAACGTAAACATGTTTTGATTCGGGGAAGCTAAGATGGAAGGACCATTCACAAATTCACAATCAAGAGTTTTATTCGTTTTGAAAAGGTTAAACTATGttttcgtttatttaatttcgCTTCatccgtttattttttttccaaaagaaaaaatacaactaaaaatataaaacaattataCTTCAAATTTGGACCTTCAATCACCGACCATTAAGCCCTTATCCACTACTTGAACCATAACTCACATAACCCTATTTATGTTAAAGCAAATTGCACACTCACACATTCAAATAAAATCACATCACACAgaagatatattttataattcaaattaaatgaatTGGATAGCCCCCtcttgtttttttctcttttccccaTCTAATCTCTCCTCTGTGTTCTTGTGACAAAACCCAACTTCTACAGAGCTACTGctcatgagattttttttttttcgttttaaaTAATTCTTGTTGAGATGGATGGGATGATGATATACCACCAAACACTACATATCTGCAGTATTTTTTATACACCAAATCATTGCTTAACTACTGCGACTTTACCAGAAGGATTAGTTATACACAAGTGGATAAGATGTCAAACCCAGGTCGAATCTACCATTGCAAAATAATAATGGCACCCAAAAAGCCATGTTAGGTATAATCCATGCtgcaactaatatatatataaatatatacaacgTGACTTGCGGTGCCCTAATTCTGCATTGTTGAAGATTTGTAGAGATTTAAGTCAAAAGTTGTTAGGTAATTCCATTTGTTTGACATAATTTAGCTAGCATTAAGGAGAGGTATAGCTCAAATTAGTGcacccaaaattttttttaaaaaaaatcaaattatagcTATCCTTCGTCATTATGGATCGTGATGAATAAGGTATTTGGTACCAACCGTCCCTAATACAGAGAGTTAAATTcttaatggttgatatttgagattttaaagtTAAGCTCATTTTTAAAAACGTGAACGAAGTAAATAACATGCGACTAATCCATCTTATAAACAAcaaaagtaaataagaaaaggaataagaaaaggaagctcaaaacaaaatcccatttcaaagattttttttttttttttgtttttttttgcaattaattaCAATGGAAATCCAACATGGTCCCCCTTTGTCTCATCCCTCATCCATCACGAGTCTACGCcacaaaatcaaaccctaacttTTTGATTTACAACAATCCAACTAAAAGACAATGACCGACCCGAAATTTCCGCGAATTTCATGTGCTCGTAACATGGTGGGGTCTCATTCCCTCTACCATCTACACCAAATTGAGGTATCACGATAGGCACTAGAAATAGTTGTTGAGTATaacaatcattaaaaaaaaatatatatcattgctatattattttatatatatatatatggtattaGAATAGCAGGTTCTAAATTAGAATCGATTCTGATTTAtaacatattaatatattattctcTGACATTATAATTAAGCAACAGAAGAAAAACAGTTATTAGTTTCACATTATTTCACCATACTTACATTTGATTGATTGTTTGTAACTTTGTATAACTAACTTTAAATTTCTTTGTAGAAAAACCAACTTAAAATTGTAGAGTATGGGATTCCTAAGTTGGTGTACTAATTTTTGTTGATTTGCCGACAATGATACCCTCGAAATGCTCTTCGGAATCGATTAATATAAAGCTACAACCAACCAAATGATGCAATGTATTATAAAAAGTGATCACAAGTGATCTAATTAAAAACTACAAGGAATGGAAGCTCAAATGATTAGGACTAAGCTAAATGTTGATTGATTCCTTTACAATAAACTATAGGAGTATGTGATTGTAAGATTAATTGAGCAACTGTGTAcgaaaggatttttttttttttttttctttgagagataggtagcacgctacccactttgttttatttcatttagaaataaacttagctggaaatgtgaatcaactaggattcgaacttggatctctggtaccaaccaccaagccctttaccacttgctctagggacggtcggtgtgtACGAAAAGATCTTAATTGATAAAAATGAGGGTTAAACAAGAAATTAAGAAAGTAGTTGTTTTTAAGTGTTTATTTGGCTCTGTTTTGAAACACTTTTTCTCGAAATAAAAAGCAAGTATCGAAAATCTAATTATGAGATTATCGGTAACTTTTAGGGTCCatttggttcaacgtaaaaccattaaaaataatttttcgtaaaaaaaaaattgatgaaaaaaagttttacatgTCATAGTGGGAAAAGAAATGCAAATTTTCATCcatatttatttggttgaaaagaaaaatttacatTTGTTTTATTCGGTagaaagaattaaataaaaaatgtttttgGGCAGCTTGAGTTTTCTTATTCCGCCGAAATATGGCAGAAAGcgaaaactttaattttttttataaattcatatatcaaaccaaacaagaaaaaaaataattttttttatcaaaagtaattttttgatttattttacgCCCACCGAAACGCTCCGTAGTGGAAGAGCTAAGTCTCAATTTGTTGAGGTTTATAAATTAAAGGAAAACCTTCAAATACTATCCAtatggtttcacattttctcactttaatatcctgtggtttaaagtatatcaatttagtatcccgtggttttatttttatttttttgttattgattccactaattttttttattaaatcagtaacaaaattaaaactaaagggtactaaagtgaatattcgataaacctaggtgcggtatctaaaattttttgtatataatttaacgaaatattaacagaaaaacTAACGAAAATATAAAAATNACTCTGGGGTGGTACAATGCTTCGTGTACTTTAAGCGCCTTTAAAGCCCAGCCAGTAACAGAAAATCAACCTAACAACATTTAGTTTTTCAATCCCAAACTAAAACACCGCATCTGAGCACTACCTACTCCCTACTCTGTTTCCCCCTGTTCCCTCTACCATCTACACCAAATTGAGGTATCACGATAGGCACTAGAAATAGTTGTTGAGTATaacaatcattaaaaaaaaaaaatcattgctatattattttttatatatatatatggtattaGAATAGCAGGTTCTAAATTAGAATCGATTCTGATTTAtaacatattaatatattattctcTGACATTATAATTAAGCGTCAGAAGAAAAACAGTTATTAGTTTCACATTATTTCACCATACTTACATTTGATTGGTTGTTTGTAACTTTGTATAACTAACTTTAAATTTCTTTGTAGAAAAACCAACTTAAAATTGTAGAGTATGGGATTCCTAAGTTGGTGTACTAATTTTTGTTGATTTGCCGACAATGATACCCTCGAAATGCTCTTCGGAATCGATTAATATAAAGCTACAACCAACCAAATGATGCAATGTATTATAAAAAGTGACCATAAGTGATCTAATTAAAAACTACGAGGAATGGAAGCTCAAATGATTAGGACTAAGCTAAAATGTTGATTGATTCCTTTACAATAAACTATAGGAGTATGTGATTGAGCAACTGTGTAcgaaaggatttttttttttttttttttctttgagagataggtagcacgctacccacttcgttttttttcatttagaaataagtttagctggaaatgtgaatcaactaggattcgaacttgggtctcggataccaaccaccaagtcctttgccacttgctctagggacggtcggtgtgtACGAAAAGATCTTAATTGATAAAAATGAGGGTTAAACAAGAAATTAAGAAAGTAGTTGTTTTTAACTGTTTATTTGGCTCAGTTTTGAAacactttttttcaaaataaaaagcaaGTATCGAAAACCTAATTATGAGATTATCGGTAACTTTTAGGGTCCATTTGGTTTAACGTAAaaccattaaaaataatttttcgtgaaaaaaaaattgatgaaaaaaaattttacatgtCATAGTGGGAAAAGAAATGTAAATTTTCATCcatatttatttggttgaaaagaaaagtttacatttattttattcggtagaaagaattaaataaaaaatgtttttgGGCAGCTTGAGTTTTCTTATTCCGCCGAAATATGGCAGAAAgcgaaaacttcaatttttttttgtaaattcatATATCAAtccaaacaagaaaaaaaatatttttttttatcaaaagtaattttttgatttattttacgCCCATCCAAACGCTCCGTAGTGGAAGAGCTAAGTCTTAATTTGTTGAGGtttataaattaaagaaaaacctTCAAATACTATCAtatggtttcacattttctcactttaataccctgtggtttaaagtatatcaatatAGTGTTCCgtggatttatttttatttttttgttattgattccactaattttttttgttaaatcaatgacaaaattaaaactaaatggtactaaagtgaatattcgataaacctaggtgcggtatctaaaattttttgtatataatttaacgaaatattaacagaaaaactaacgaaaagataaaaataaaactataaaacattaacttgatatactttaaactacagtgaaaaagtgtaaaattataagaatggggtttgaagtttatcctaaattaAAAGATGTGTGCGCAAGAACTTCttcatacaaaataaaaaaaacagatGATCAATTAATAGCGTAaccaccgaccgtccctagagcaagtgataaaggacttgatcgttgatatccgagacccaagttcgaatcctagttgattcacatttccagttaagtttatttttaaaggaaataaacaaaacgagtagcgtgctatctatttctctaaaaaaaataaataaataaattaatagcgTAACCGTTATGAAATTTCCCCATCTATCACTTCAGCCTTTTTAATGCAATCTTAATCAATTGGTGATATAACGTGGCCTTTTACAATAGGAGGGACAGATGCTACAAGTTAGGGTTGAATAGTGATGAgtcattatattataatattagagAAATGATTtggtacttaaaaaaaaaaaaaaaaaacttaaccgttgattaatagagggtaaaaatataactttaatacttagcaggtaaaaggattattttattcaagattagtttagtaattaaataatacaatatttaaagaaacttttaattgagatcctaaatttatgcattaattagcactaatttagaaaattaattgattaatcaaatttatgcaattattaggcattaatttaggaatctactttaaattttttagtgtttctcaaattatgcattaatttaaattatagaaattttagaaatagttttatttctaaatacgatgaatttaaattttaaaaattaaatacttaaaatttaaaagtgaaattaaaattagaggaatttcatattactatttaaaaactaaatttctaccaagatttaaaatacagtttattcgcaccagtttaaaacgtaatgcataaaaaacttagagagtaagatttctacaactagatttctctagaggaattttatattactatttaaattttaaattcaatgatttaaaaactagattgaaccgattgatttgattgatcagactttgacctattctatcaagaatctgattttaacctattgaaccgaataacattaagaacaatttggaaccggtaaagataataaatattttaaacagaatgataatttaactgttagagctaataaatattttaaatataattttaaacatataaattaaaaagatt from Ananas comosus cultivar F153 linkage group 18, ASM154086v1, whole genome shotgun sequence encodes:
- the LOC109724318 gene encoding uncharacterized aarF domain-containing protein kinase At1g79600, chloroplastic — protein: MARAANVSVYSPELLSSRYGSRPLKVVLRTLEIFTTLGFFAGKLFVDEKRGLLEQNKRSRAAELRRTFTKLGPTFVKIGQGLSTRPDICPPEYLEELAELQDALPTFPDSEAFACIERELGLPLESIFSSISPSPIAAASLGQVYKAQLKYSGQFVAVKVQRPGIEEAIGLDFYLLRGLGFLINKYIDFVTSNVVALIDEFARRVYQELNYVQEGQNARRFKKLYADKQDVVVPDIFWDYTSAKVLTMDWVDGVKLNQHQAIEKQGLKLLDLVNIGIQCSLRQLLEYGYFHADPHPGNLLATPEGKLAFLDFGMMSETPEDARLAIIGHVVHMVNRDYEAMARDYYALDFLAPDVDVSPIVPALKNFFDDALSSTVSELNFKTIVDGLGAVLYEYPFTVPAYYALILRSLTVLEGLALYADPNFKVLAASYPYFAKRLLTDPNPYLRDALVELLFKDGRFRWNRLENLLVQGRKDRDFTTKEALQPVLKLLLGPGGEELRALVVKEAIRVTEAVVFGALLDAYSATPAFLKPLISNGSDAGPFKLRDGEQEQMLALRDQVFRIWGLLRASDSFDPSLLQPILQVLQEPEARSLGERVAGGITQRLAARLLQQVLKSPAPPQ